In one Choloepus didactylus isolate mChoDid1 chromosome 1, mChoDid1.pri, whole genome shotgun sequence genomic region, the following are encoded:
- the PLSCR5 gene encoding phospholipid scramblase family member 5 isoform X2, whose protein sequence is MASKDAQNQRGRSLPGFLPGALEPDQSLHTSTSNPGNQVWQPGLSPPGTFVPTVSLPPGLEYLSQLDLIIIHQQVELLGMILGTETSNKYEIKNSLGQRIYFAVEESICFNRTFCSTLRSCTLRIADNSGREVMTVNRPLRCNTCWCPCYLQELEIQAPPGTIVGYVAQKWDPFLPKFAIQNANKEDILKIVGPCATCGCFGDVDFEVKTINEKLTIGKISKYWSGFVNDVFTNADNFGIHVPADLDATVKAAMIGACFLFDFMFFEHSLAGL, encoded by the exons ATGCACAGAATCAGAGAGGTAGAAGTCTGCCTGGCTTTCTTCCCGGTGCTCTAGAACCAGATCAAAGCCTTCATACGTCAACTTCCAATCCAGGGAACCAAGTATGGCAGCCAGGTCTCTCTCCACCAGGCACTTTCGTGCCAACAGTGAGTCTCCCTCCTGGTCTGGAGTATTTAAGCCAG TTAGACCTGATAATTATACACCAGCAGGTGGAACTTCTTGGAA TGATACTTGGCACTGAGACCTCCAACAAATACGAGATTAAAAACAGCTTGGGACAAAGAATTTACTTTGCAGTGGAGGAAAGCATCTGCTTCAATCGTACTTTCTGTTCCACACTGCGATCTTGCACCCTGAGGATCGCGGATAACTCAGGTCGAGAGGTGATGACAGTAAACAGGCCCTTGAGGTGTAACACATGCTGGTGCCCTTGCTACCTACAAGAG TTAGAAATCCAAGCCCCTCCTGGCACTATAGTTGGTTATGTTGCACAGAAGTGGGATCCATTCCTGCCTAAATTTGCAATCCAAAATGCAAACAAagaagatattttgaaaattgttgGTCCTTGTGCAACATGTGGCTGTTTTGGTGATGTGGACTTTGAG gtGAAAACCATTAATGAAAAGCTTACAATTGGGAAGATTTCAAAGTACTGGTCAGGATTTGTGAACGACGTCTTCACAAATGCTGACAACTTTGGAATTCACGTTCCTGCTGATCTAGATGCGACAGTCAAAGCAGCAATGATTGGTGCTTGTTTCCTCTTT GATTTTATGTTCTTTGAACATTCACTGGCTGGATTATAA
- the PLSCR5 gene encoding phospholipid scramblase family member 5 isoform X1: MASKDAQNQRGRSLPGFLPGALEPDQSLHTSTSNPGNQVWQPGLSPPGTFVPTVSLPPGLEYLSQLDLIIIHQQVELLGMILGTETSNKYEIKNSLGQRIYFAVEESICFNRTFCSTLRSCTLRIADNSGREVMTVNRPLRCNTCWCPCYLQELEIQAPPGTIVGYVAQKWDPFLPKFAIQNANKEDILKIVGPCATCGCFGDVDFEVKTINEKLTIGKISKYWSGFVNDVFTNADNFGIHVPADLDATVKAAMIGACFLFVRMFVEGVGDYFSPSHLSITIYPVSFYMAFNPQRVTFMYGWLVWDQRSSEITI, from the exons ATGCACAGAATCAGAGAGGTAGAAGTCTGCCTGGCTTTCTTCCCGGTGCTCTAGAACCAGATCAAAGCCTTCATACGTCAACTTCCAATCCAGGGAACCAAGTATGGCAGCCAGGTCTCTCTCCACCAGGCACTTTCGTGCCAACAGTGAGTCTCCCTCCTGGTCTGGAGTATTTAAGCCAG TTAGACCTGATAATTATACACCAGCAGGTGGAACTTCTTGGAA TGATACTTGGCACTGAGACCTCCAACAAATACGAGATTAAAAACAGCTTGGGACAAAGAATTTACTTTGCAGTGGAGGAAAGCATCTGCTTCAATCGTACTTTCTGTTCCACACTGCGATCTTGCACCCTGAGGATCGCGGATAACTCAGGTCGAGAGGTGATGACAGTAAACAGGCCCTTGAGGTGTAACACATGCTGGTGCCCTTGCTACCTACAAGAG TTAGAAATCCAAGCCCCTCCTGGCACTATAGTTGGTTATGTTGCACAGAAGTGGGATCCATTCCTGCCTAAATTTGCAATCCAAAATGCAAACAAagaagatattttgaaaattgttgGTCCTTGTGCAACATGTGGCTGTTTTGGTGATGTGGACTTTGAG gtGAAAACCATTAATGAAAAGCTTACAATTGGGAAGATTTCAAAGTACTGGTCAGGATTTGTGAACGACGTCTTCACAAATGCTGACAACTTTGGAATTCACGTTCCTGCTGATCTAGATGCGACAGTCAAAGCAGCAATGATTGGTGCTTGTTTCCTCTTTGTACGTATGTTCGTTGAGGGTGTGGgtgattatttttctccttctcacTTGTCAATTACTATATACCCAGTCTCGTTTTATATGGCTTTTAATCCCCAAAGAGTAACTTTTATGTATGGATGGCTAGTTTGGGACCAACGTTCTTCAGAAATCACAATTTAG